A window of the Amycolatopsis solani genome harbors these coding sequences:
- a CDS encoding M6 family metalloprotease domain-containing protein, with translation MRSRTPKALALLAAAALLTGLGAGTAAAEPLTRGWPAPIDSARWENQDHMTWSDYKKIPGTNWADPALQPTQRTFKGAVVLADYPDQDFVVTKPANSTIFGNPGPAAANIPRAGVAKYYQDFLNKPEALNNGHTINEYWMEDSGGRFGVQLTAFGPYRMPGKSYEYGMEFQPSACPPGANCARDIRKDAGDAWRADVGDAAKQFDFVFYLSAGQDESSTWQEFGEMKFGTKENVPDAFGPPNRDLPNYAATRYVPWTSWASAASIWPNAQDGSSVQAESSGQSTYAHEFSHILGIGDNYNNPFGTPPSRSYSGPWDMLSRGTFNGPGGPHTRWMIPATQGSSMGAQHQLRNKLKLGIVDPADVLQLDRDQLASTGPVSARLTARETEAQPGAFTGLNIKLTGGDKAPKCDRAKDPFCDGGGYDNYTVEVVDRMGADSFAPDSGVLITKTKNKDNAPFDWVIDANPQDIGITDYTKPDGTPVKITVGDYRQLNDALFKAGTEAASPYEYTDQANRLRFLITDLARDRKGILSYTVTVASLDGSGTQARGAAVTPAPPAFARGGLATCDFGLLNTGSARGAQAPYDTDTYRLSVSTDAKGWAVRLPNELTTAKFGGHVKVPAYAKRDQGGDFTARVKLTATSVSDPAKTATASCTAFGF, from the coding sequence ATGCGTTCCAGAACCCCGAAGGCGCTCGCCCTGCTCGCCGCGGCCGCCCTGCTGACCGGGCTCGGCGCGGGCACCGCCGCGGCCGAGCCGCTCACCCGTGGCTGGCCCGCCCCCATCGACTCCGCGCGGTGGGAGAACCAGGACCACATGACCTGGTCCGACTACAAGAAGATCCCCGGCACGAACTGGGCCGACCCCGCCCTCCAGCCGACGCAGCGCACGTTCAAGGGCGCCGTCGTGCTCGCCGACTACCCGGACCAGGACTTCGTCGTCACCAAGCCGGCGAACTCGACGATCTTCGGCAACCCCGGCCCCGCCGCCGCGAACATCCCGCGGGCCGGCGTCGCGAAGTACTACCAGGACTTCCTCAACAAGCCCGAGGCGCTCAACAACGGGCACACCATCAACGAGTACTGGATGGAGGACTCCGGCGGCCGCTTCGGCGTGCAGCTGACCGCGTTCGGGCCGTACCGGATGCCCGGGAAGTCCTACGAGTACGGCATGGAGTTCCAGCCGTCCGCCTGCCCGCCCGGGGCGAACTGCGCGCGGGACATCCGCAAGGACGCCGGCGACGCGTGGCGCGCCGACGTCGGTGACGCGGCCAAGCAGTTCGACTTCGTCTTCTACCTCTCCGCCGGCCAGGACGAGAGCTCGACCTGGCAGGAGTTCGGCGAGATGAAGTTCGGCACCAAGGAGAACGTGCCCGACGCGTTCGGCCCGCCGAACCGCGACCTGCCCAACTACGCGGCGACCCGGTACGTGCCGTGGACGTCGTGGGCGTCGGCCGCCAGCATCTGGCCCAACGCCCAGGACGGCAGCTCGGTGCAGGCCGAGAGCTCCGGCCAGTCGACCTACGCGCACGAGTTCAGCCACATCCTGGGCATCGGCGACAACTACAACAACCCGTTCGGCACCCCGCCGTCACGCTCCTACAGCGGACCGTGGGACATGCTGTCGCGCGGTACGTTCAACGGTCCCGGCGGTCCGCACACGCGCTGGATGATCCCGGCGACGCAGGGCAGCTCGATGGGGGCCCAGCACCAGCTGCGCAACAAGCTGAAGCTCGGCATCGTCGACCCGGCGGACGTGCTGCAGCTCGACCGGGACCAGCTGGCCTCGACCGGTCCGGTGTCCGCGCGCCTCACCGCGCGGGAGACCGAGGCGCAGCCGGGCGCGTTCACCGGGCTGAACATCAAGCTCACCGGCGGCGACAAGGCACCGAAGTGCGACCGGGCGAAGGACCCGTTCTGCGACGGCGGCGGTTACGACAACTACACGGTCGAGGTCGTGGACCGGATGGGCGCGGACTCCTTCGCGCCCGACTCCGGCGTGCTGATCACGAAGACGAAAAACAAGGACAACGCGCCCTTCGACTGGGTGATCGACGCGAACCCGCAGGACATCGGCATCACCGACTACACGAAGCCGGACGGCACGCCCGTGAAGATCACCGTCGGCGACTACCGGCAGCTCAACGACGCCCTGTTCAAGGCGGGCACGGAGGCGGCGAGCCCGTACGAGTACACCGACCAGGCCAACCGGCTGCGGTTCCTGATCACCGACCTCGCCCGGGACCGCAAGGGCATCCTGTCGTACACGGTCACGGTCGCTTCGCTGGACGGCTCGGGCACCCAGGCGCGCGGCGCCGCGGTGACCCCGGCCCCGCCGGCGTTCGCCCGCGGCGGACTCGCGACCTGCGACTTCGGCCTGCTCAACACGGGTTCGGCCCGCGGGGCCCAGGCCCCGTACGACACGGACACCTACCGGCTGAGCGTGTCGACGGACGCGAAGGGCTGGGCGGTCCGCCTGCCGAACGAGCTGACGACGGCGAAGTTCGGCGGTCACGTGAAGGTCCCGGCGTACGCGAAGCGCGACCAGGGCGGCGACTTCACGGCCCGGGTGAAGCTGACGGCGACGTCGGTGAGCGACCCGGCCAAGACGGCGACGGCGAGCTGCACGGCCTTCGGCTTCTGA
- a CDS encoding L-threonylcarbamoyladenylate synthase: protein MSVVYDCSKRDTRADGLTAAAGAVRSSRLVVLPTDTVYGIGADAFDAGAVQALLRAKNRGPDMPVGVLVGSWSTVDGLVLGVPPQARALIEAFWPGDLSIVLPHAPSLQWNLGDARGTVMLRMPLHPVALELLRDVGPMAVSSANVSGRPPASTAQEAQEQLGDSVAVYLDGGSSGEPVASTIVDLTGTEPVVLREGSVAKTAVAEVLGVPAESLA from the coding sequence ATGAGCGTGGTCTACGACTGCAGCAAGCGCGACACCCGCGCCGACGGGCTGACCGCCGCGGCGGGTGCGGTGCGGTCGAGCAGGCTGGTCGTCCTGCCGACCGACACGGTCTACGGCATCGGTGCCGACGCGTTCGACGCCGGTGCCGTCCAGGCGCTGCTGCGCGCGAAGAACCGCGGCCCGGACATGCCGGTCGGCGTGCTCGTCGGGTCCTGGTCCACTGTGGACGGCCTGGTGCTCGGCGTCCCGCCGCAGGCGCGCGCGCTCATCGAAGCCTTCTGGCCCGGCGATCTGTCCATCGTGCTCCCGCACGCGCCGAGCCTGCAGTGGAACCTCGGCGACGCCCGCGGCACCGTGATGCTCCGGATGCCGCTGCACCCGGTGGCGCTGGAGCTGCTGCGCGACGTCGGCCCGATGGCCGTGTCGAGCGCGAACGTCTCCGGGCGGCCGCCGGCGAGCACCGCGCAGGAGGCGCAGGAACAGCTCGGCGACTCGGTCGCGGTGTACCTCGACGGCGGGTCGAGCGGCGAGCCCGTCGCGTCGACCATTGTGGACCTCACGGGCACCGAACCGGTGGTGCTGCGCGAGGGTTCGGTCGCGAAGACGGCGGTCGCGGAGGTGCTCGGTGTACCCGCGGAATCGTTGGCCTGA
- a CDS encoding glycosyltransferase family 4 protein: MPPTSGLLPIREYILVALTATAVTYLLTGLVRRLAIRVGAIANPRARDVHVAPIPRMGGIGIFLGVAGAMGLAHQLPALSHGFDASFDSVGVLLAAGVISLIGALDDRFELDAWTKLAGQVMCAGILVIFGVQWVSFWVPWGGSGDSFGSVLVLDKNQGALLTVVMVVVMVNAMNFVDGLDGLAGGLGFIAAAATCAFSLGLLDSSGGDVGTYPPALIAATLAGACLGFLPYNFQPAKIFMGDSGSMMIGLVLAGATTSASGRVPYPQFSGKDAIALLSPLVVVAAVLFVPMLDLIMAVVRRTRRGESPFAADKMHLHHRLLEIGHSQRRAVLLIYLWAGILAFGAVSVTLFDDAAALWIIGVGLVFAVVVSIVPRLRSRNQAGT; this comes from the coding sequence GTGCCGCCCACATCCGGTCTCCTCCCCATCCGGGAATACATCCTCGTCGCGCTGACCGCGACGGCCGTGACCTACTTGCTCACCGGCCTCGTCCGGCGGCTCGCCATCCGCGTCGGCGCGATCGCGAACCCGCGGGCGCGCGACGTCCACGTCGCCCCGATCCCGCGGATGGGCGGGATCGGCATCTTCCTCGGCGTCGCGGGCGCGATGGGCCTCGCCCACCAGCTGCCCGCGCTGTCGCACGGTTTCGACGCCTCGTTCGACTCGGTCGGCGTGCTGCTCGCGGCGGGCGTGATCTCGCTGATCGGCGCGCTCGACGACCGGTTCGAGCTCGACGCCTGGACGAAGCTGGCCGGCCAGGTGATGTGCGCCGGGATCCTGGTCATCTTCGGCGTGCAGTGGGTGTCGTTCTGGGTGCCGTGGGGCGGCAGCGGCGACTCGTTCGGCTCGGTGCTGGTGCTCGACAAGAACCAGGGCGCGCTGCTCACGGTCGTGATGGTCGTGGTGATGGTCAACGCGATGAACTTCGTCGACGGCCTCGACGGCCTGGCCGGCGGCCTCGGCTTCATCGCGGCGGCGGCGACGTGCGCGTTTTCGCTGGGACTGCTGGACAGCTCCGGCGGCGACGTCGGCACCTACCCGCCGGCCCTGATCGCGGCCACGCTCGCGGGAGCGTGTCTGGGTTTCCTGCCCTACAACTTCCAACCGGCGAAGATCTTCATGGGCGACTCGGGCTCGATGATGATCGGCCTGGTGCTCGCGGGTGCCACGACGTCGGCGTCCGGCCGCGTGCCGTACCCGCAGTTCAGCGGCAAGGACGCGATCGCGCTGCTGTCGCCGCTGGTGGTCGTGGCGGCGGTGCTGTTCGTGCCGATGCTGGACCTGATCATGGCGGTCGTCCGCCGCACGCGCCGGGGCGAAAGCCCGTTCGCGGCCGACAAGATGCACCTGCACCACCGCCTGCTGGAGATCGGCCACTCCCAGCGCCGCGCGGTCCTGCTGATCTACTTGTGGGCCGGGATCCTGGCGTTCGGCGCGGTGTCGGTGACGCTGTTCGACGACGCCGCGGCGCTGTGGATCATCGGCGTCGGGCTGGTGTTCGCGGTGGTGGTTTCGATCGTGCCGAGGCTGCGCTCGCGCAACCAGGCGGGCACCTGA